From the genome of Nicotiana sylvestris chromosome 2, ASM39365v2, whole genome shotgun sequence, one region includes:
- the LOC138885253 gene encoding uncharacterized protein, with the protein MVAPPNFEEGQSTYRPPRFNGQYYGWWKIRMHDFMMVDDSEQWDIICDGPHVPMKKLEETRPLVPKGRREYNDIDRKVVEKNYRSKKILMCGIGPDEYNRVFTSIINELHSLGDVIPRNKLVRKFLSVLPGSWESKTYELKRKKDSERREPKKEKNLVLKAERSDSSDEDSDMAYLTKRFQNMVRRNGGIPKWGNSSKTRNNDLCHRCGKSGHFIKDCPLAKQEQYKQNPNKAGKRNLVPDKRFNRKNDADNIVKQSLAAWGDSSSESERESNAKNSSMMALKIEATKYDSLFALMAQSNDDDEEEEDEDDEVNFRDIQRNLKSYSSKKLKSLSNVLIDAYYSLVNDKEILTIELGEAEQSKDDLVVCVVDLKETIANIEQEKEALNERITSVKNERDDLIVVVIDLKEIIEGLNNVKTTLEEKVTSIEEERDDLLVICTDLEKPLRDSIENIRIELERNQQLQVELEKVRNDLEKSLKWIWSSDVVTAMYLNNSGNK; encoded by the exons atggttgctccaccaaactttgaagaaggacaatcaacctatagacctcccagattcaatggtcaatactatGGCTGGTGGAAGATTCGGATGCATGATTTTATGATGGTAGATGATTCAGAGCAGTGGGACATCATCTGTGATGGCCCACATGTTCCCATGAAGAAACTTGAAGAAACAAGACCATTGGTGCCCAAAGGGAGAAGAGAGTACAACGACATTGACAGAAAAgttgtagaaaagaactatcgttccaagaaaatcttgatgtgtggcataggacctgatgagtacaatagagt attcacctccatcataaatgagcttcactcacttggagatgtcattcccAGAAACAAACTTGTAAGGAAATttctcagtgttctacctgggtcttgggaaagtaag acatacgagttgaaaagaaagaaagacagtgaaagaagagagcctaagaaggaaaagaacctagtGCTTAAGGCTGAAAGAAGTGAttcaagtgatgaagatagtgacatggcctatcttactaagagatttcaaaatatggttcgaagaaatggtggtataccaaagtGGGGCAATTCAAGTAAAACAAGGAACAACGATCTCTGTCATAGATGTGGAAagtcagggcatttcatcaaagactgcccactCGCGAAACAGGAGCAGTACAAGCAAAATCCTAacaaagcaggaaaaaggaacctAGTTCCAGATAAAAGATTCAATCGAAAAAATGATGCAGACAATATCGTTAAGCAGtctcttgctgcttggggagactcctcaAGTGAATCCGAAAGGGAATCAAATGCAAaaaatagttccatgatggcactGAAAATTGAAGCAACAAAGTACGATTCACTGTTCGCGTTGATGGCTCAGTcaaatgatgatgatgaagaagaagaagatgaagatgatgaggtaaatttcagggacattcagagaaatctgaaatcctattcttcTAAGAAGCTAAAGTCTTTATCTAATGTCCTAATTGATGCCTATTATAGCCTTGtaaatgataaggagatcctgaccatagaactaggagaGGCCGAACAATCTAAAGATGATTTAGTGGTCTGTGTAGTGGACTTAAAAGAGACCATAGCTAATATTGAACAAGAGAAGGAAGCCTTGAATGAAAGAATAACTAGTGTGAAAAATGAGAGGGACGATCTGATAGTAGTAGTTATTGATCTAAAGGAAATAATAGAAGGCCTTAACAATGTTAAAACCACCTTAGAAGAAAAAGTTACATCTATTGAAGAGGAAAGGGATGATCTGTTAGTAATATGCACTGATCTAGagaaaccattgagggactcaatagagaacataaGAAT TGAACTCGAGAGGAATCAGCAACTCCAAGTTGAgttggagaaagtaagaaatgatcttgagaaatctctaaAGTGGATCTGGTCCTCAGATGTTGTCACTGCCATGTATCTCAACAATAGTGGGAACAAGTAG